Proteins from one Scyliorhinus canicula chromosome 6, sScyCan1.1, whole genome shotgun sequence genomic window:
- the mtres1 gene encoding mitochondrial transcription rescue factor 1, with amino-acid sequence MNSLISPARILKSLSTCRTFWRKWASPEPCGAWSVRVSCGNVYLKLNTAEQRSKQLCEKPALQENNLLLFARHKSSKSSKKGKKRMLEEESDEEEDDPEKSDNEDISEEDDIQPKAYKDLEKVVPSFRFDLIMKAGLDMARNKVEDSFYSNKLRLNGEKLLKKSKMVKEGDVLDHLIGDDKEAETVTIMRVIVRKVAEDMTNTDKYRVTLRRWKHLQLPREEVFK; translated from the exons ATGAACAGCTTGATTTCTCCAGCACGCATCCTGAAGAGTTTAAGCACCTGCAGGACCTTTTGGAGGAAGTGGGCATCACCCGAACCTTGTGGGGCATGGAGCGTGAGGGTAAGCTGTGGGAATGTCTACCTGAAGTTAAACACTGCTGAGCAGAGGTCCAAACAACTCTGTGAGAAACCAGCACTGCAAGAAAACAATCTGCTTCTGTTTGCGCGACACAAAAGCAGCAAAAGCTCcaaaaaagggaaaaagagaatGTTGGAAGAGGAGTCGGATGAAGAAGAGGATGATCCTGAGAAAAGTGACAATGAGGACATATCCGAGGAGGATGACATCCAGCCAAAAGCTTACAAAGACCTTGAAAAAgttgtgccatctttcagatttgACCTCATCATGAAAGCAGGTCTGGATATGGCGCGGAA TAAAGTGGAAGATTCCTTCTATAGCAACAAACTCAGACTGAATGGAGAAAAGTTACTGAAGAAAAGTAAAATG GTGAAAGAGGGTGATGTCTTGGATCATCTTATTGGGGACGATAAGGAAGCTGAAACAGTCACCATCATGAGGGTTATAGTTAGAAAGGTTGCTGAGGATATGACAAATACGGATAAATACCGAGTGACTTTGAGGCGCTGGAAACATCTACAGTTGCCCAGAGAGGAGGTGTTTAAGTAA